Proteins from one Microcaecilia unicolor chromosome 2, aMicUni1.1, whole genome shotgun sequence genomic window:
- the LOC115462542 gene encoding interleukin-12 subunit beta-like isoform X2: protein MGWFCLSVLLFMSAVIELSAFDTWPQNLLVATKNSEVSLECRMEQENVIWKSHRIGELIGQRIKVNDQPDTGNYSCWSQNKELLNFTYVVIDATPSEPSGIECHTNSYVNSTLHCTWNINDQLVLPALVRAKIEREGFKDYDWVYVLAKETDQMTVTFDLPNVTFCPFEDVYQTLKVTLEALDPFIYVFESKFMLFRKIVKPDHPQNVTVQKEGKDYYVTWEYPSSWTKPHSFFPLQFRVEQHNQVRSMNYRKNISMINDGETKFKVSFNHFRLSCKDLYFNSNWSDWTDWINRDGKIQIRKKKEYRSRQ, encoded by the exons TACTTGTAGCAACCAAAAATTCAGAAGTGAGCCTGGAATGTAGGATGGAGCAGGAAAATGTAATCTGGAAATCTCACAGGATAGGAGAATTAATAGGGCAAAGAATCAAAGTGAATGACCAACCGGACACTGGAAATTACTCTTGCTGGTCGCAGAACAAGGAGCTCCTCAACTTCACTTACGTGGTTATTGATGCTACTCCAA GTGAACCTTCAGGGATTGAATGTCACACAAACTCATACGTCAATAGCACCTTGCACTGCACCTGGAACATTAATGACCAGTTAGTCTTGCCAGCACTTGTCAGAGCTAAAATCGAGAGAGA GGGCTTTAAGGACTATGACTGGGTCTACGTACTGGCTAAAGAAACAGATCAAATGACAGTGACTTTTGATCTCCCAAATGTAACATTTTGCCCTTTTGAGGATGTTTACCAGACCCTGAAGGTGACACTGGAGGCTTTGGACCCTTTCATTTATGTCTTCGAGTCCAAGTTCATGCTTTTCCGGAAAATAG TTAAGCCTGATCATCCTCAGAATGTGACAGTTCAGAAGGAAGGAAAGGATTACTATGTCACGTGGGAATACCCATCTTCATGGACAAAACCTCATTCCTTCTTTCCCCTGCAGTTCCGAGTTGAGCAACATAATCAGGTGCGGTCCATGAACTACAGGAAG AACATTTCGATGATAAATGATGGAGAGACCAAATTCAAAGTGAGCTTTAATCATTTCCGACTGAGCTGCAAAGACTTGTACTTCAACTCCAACTGGAGCGACTGGAccgactggataaat AGAGATGGAAAGATACAGATACGGAAAAAGAAAGAATACAGATCGAGGCAATGA